A segment of the Cricetulus griseus strain 17A/GY chromosome 6, alternate assembly CriGri-PICRH-1.0, whole genome shotgun sequence genome:
TTCTAATCACAATATTAGCTATGGTCACTCAGGTGGAGGAAATAAGGGTCTGATTGATCATAACTTGACATGACTGGGACACATACTATGGAGCTAAATAGTCAAGGTTATGGCAGATTTGGCAGAGTTAGGCCATCTAATACTAGGGGAGCTAATAAACCCTAACAACACTTAGTGGCTACCATGACGTGAAATAGTCAAGCCATGTCTAAGAGCCCAAAACAATAGATAACTGTCTTACAAACATGGTCCCAAACTTGTGCAGGGCTTAGACGAGAAAGAATGTTCTACAGTTGCAGATTAGAAATAAATAAGAGCTTGTTGGCAGGAAGAATTGTTATTAAGGAACCAGAGCAGGTGCTGTGTATTCTTATTTCCTGGAGATTTCAAACTGAGGCAGACAACTGTCATTGAATAACTAGCTTAGTGTTATTGTCTGGATAAACACAAGGTTGCTTCTTTCGGTCTTGGAATGCTGAAATTCTTGAATTTCTGCAggttctccccctccctcccaccacctcctcctcctcctcctattcctcctcctcctcctcctcctcctcccctcctcctcctcctcctcctccacctcctcttcttccacctccttctcctccatttccttctctttctccttggaGACAAGGACTCTCTGCATGATTCCAGTCTTGCCTGGAATAAATTTTGGAaaactcaaattattttttactttaaatggaATTTGTTGGAAATCAAGTACATTTACCCGTCTTTGAACTGCATATCtcttttcaatgttttcctttttataaggTCATTTTCTAAGTACAAAAGTTATATAAATTTGTTGTAGAAAGTTTGAAAACTACAAAAATGCAAAATTTATATCAGCCATAAATCTCTTCCTGAAAATCTGTTGCTTTTGTTCTTGATGAATGTCCCTGTCTTTATTACTACCTATATAAATGTTCCCAAATTTGTGCATAGTATATGGAGtactttttatcatattttaagaaatacttcAAATGTCTGATTTAAatgattacatcattttctaCTGTATAATTATACAAGTTTGTTTAATCATTTTGTTTCTTAGCATTTAGGCTGTTTTCAAAGtcatattattataaaattactATTAGCCTCTTaacgaataaataaatcttggacCTTGCCTTAGGATAGCTATTAGGCTATTGAAGATATGTGTCATAGAACAGAAATGAACCAATTCCTGCAGCTCTATGTGATTCAAACTAACTGTTAGGTCAAGAGgtttgaaattaatttaaaaagtcactttattgagatataatgcACATACCATATAACTCACCCACCTACAATTTAATGGCCATTAGTACATTTGCACAGTTTTGTGGCTATCAACACACATTTTTAAGGCATTTCACCCCCTATGCCCTGCACTCATTAGCAAATTACTCCCACTTTCTCCCATTTTCCCTAGTATTTCATCCTATCATTGTCCTTCTGTCTGTATGGATTTGCATAGTTTTGAATAGCTCCTACAAAGAGAACCATACAACATGGGGTCCTTGGCAGCTAACTTCTTTTACTTACATAACATTTCAAGAGTCATCCTTGCTGTAGTGTATTAgtactttatttctttctaagGCTGATCATATTTCATTATATTGATATAGgacatttatttactcattcatcaGTTAGTGAACATTTAGATTAttccctttttattattatgaattatGCTAGAATAAACATACAGGTTTTTTCAAAGGTGATTTTATTCCTCTTAGATATATTCCTGGAATTGGATTTGTTAGGCTTTATGCTAAAATTCTGTTTAGTAGTTTGAGAAACTACTGTAGGGTTGTTTTTGCAAAACAGCCATACCATTTTACATGCTCACTGGCACTGTATGATGACACTGCCTCCTCATCCTTACCAATACTCCCTGTCGGCTCCATTGCAGATACCCCAGTGGTTAGGCAGTAGCACTTCAGAGTGGTTTTGTCTGACCCAGATGGTTGATGGTGCTGAGCATCTCATGTGCTTATTGtggaaatacttattttttaGGCTTTGATAAGTTTCATCTGTACTGTCTTCAGAAAATTGCATTAATTTATAAAGCCAATAGCTGCATATCAACTCACTTGGATCTTATCTTCAATACTGcaacttttaaaagttataattttTTGACTgtatttctctcctccctccctccctccctccctcctccctccctccctccctccctccctccctccctccctccctccctccctccctccttccctcagtGTCTATGCAGCCTAGGCTCTTCTTGAACTCCCTGtgcagctgaagatgactttgaactccagttcttcctgcctccacctcccacatggtggggttacaggcatacaccaccatgctcagcttatgctcttgatttctattttcattttatttccattcCTTTTGATTTGTTCCATATATAACCAACCATTGGTCAGCAAACAAGCCTGCCATGGTACACACGGACCTATGCAAACCCTGGAATATGTGGATTAGCTACTAGGTACAGCAAAAAGTCTGCCAAGAAATTTGAATTAAGTGGACATGGGCTATTTTCTTTTAtgcttgctgttttattttagtgAAAGCATATTCTAGATGAATTTCTGCTATAGATGAAGATGATTATTTAAAGAAAGCTCTGCTTTCAAGTTAGGTCAAATAGTTCAGCCACTCTCCACAAAACACTTGGAAGTCACATCTTTCTGTTTAGGTCATTAAGCATCTCTCATGGCATTTCGGAAGGAGGATCCGGTTCTGTGGGCATCAGAAGACGTGTCCTTTAATCTGAGTCAGAATTGGACAGCCTCAagtctggaatttttttttttttttacaacttttaATATGGAAGAATGTTCTAGTATTTTCTAAGTGACACATGATCTTGAATGTCACTGATGAAACTTACCAGAGGAATTAATGCCCTATATCTATTGTGCTTTTTAATATGCTACTAAACTTACTGAGAAAACACGCTTCTACAAGCaacaaagcctcttgcttttgaaGGCAGATAGAGACCTCTGGGCCAATGTCATAGCCACATTTAGAGCATGTCTTTCTGAAGACCTCTGGAATATAAATTTGTTTGTtaacaacaatttttttttctatttcaaaaagctttatttgtttCTTGGCCCAAGACCTGAGAGGGGCTCCAGGGCGATTACACAGCTGCCTAGTGGCTTGAGAGGTTCCGGTGAAGGTCCTGAGGCTGGCTGGTGCAAAGCAGAGGGAGCCCCTTGGAAGGCGAGGCCTCCTAATCATGCTTGAGAGTGAGCCTCTCAAAGAGATACTCGCCCAGAGATGGCTGGGGCACGCCAGTCTGCATTGGCTGGGGGCCAGCCACCCTACGGATGTCGGTCAGGTGGTTGCCCATCTTCTTGATGAGCTTCACCTCCTCATCCAGGAAGTGGCTTTCCAGGAAATCACAGAGATGAGGATCTGCGCGACCTGAAGCCAGGGAATGAAGATCCAAGAGGGCCTGGTTCAGGTTCTTCTCCAGGGCCAAGGCAACTTCCATGGCCTCCTGGGTTTTACCCCACTCATCTTGAGATGGCTTCTGCACATCCTGGAAGAGAGCACGGCCGCCGTGGTCGTTCTGGAATTTGAGGAGACGCTCGGCACCCTCGCCCTTCTCCTCGGCCAGTTTGCGGAAAAAGTGGCCTACACCCTCCAGAGCCACGTCATCCCGATCAAAGTAGTAGCCCAGAGAGAGGTAGGTGTAGGAGGCCCGCAGGTGCAGGTTGACCAGTCGGTTCACGGCAGCTTCTACTTGGGTGGAGTAGTTCTGACGAACCTGGGAGGTCATGGCTGATCCGCTGTGGGGAGCTAACCACAAAGAGATGGGGCTGGCTGGTCCTAGGAGCCCTAGGGCGGCGAGGAGCTGGTCCAAAAGGTTGCGGCTGGAGAGACTGAGAAGCGGAGGGCAGCTAACAGAGAGGAGTCCCCGGGTCTGTTCCAGCCAAACACTATTGAAGCAAGACACAGATCCACGGGACCTCCGAAGCTGCTCCGTtaacaataaattttaaactttattattttatgtgtatggacatTTTTCCTGCACACCACATGCATACTTTGTGCCTGTGGAAGCCGGCAGAGTggatcagatctcctggaactgaagttacaagttACAAACAAATGTCaactatcatgtgggtgctggcaattgaacccagatcctctggaagagcagtcagtgctcttaaccactgcgccATTCTCCTGTCCCCCTGGAGCATCCACTGTTGCTAGGACAACTCTCTGTTCCCGGATAACCTATGAAGCCCAGGCCcctcaacacacaaacacaacactgCACATTGTCTTTGCCAAGAACTGAATGCAAATTGTAAGCATCTCAACAGCATGCAGTCTTCCttggtatttttcttcttaagtgAGAAAATAATGGAAAGATTTATAAAGTATCTCTTCTGTGATAGGTGCTTTGCACATATGACCCGATTTGTGTTCATTACCACCTGACATGATGAATGGGAAGGCTGAATGTGATTGGGTTTGAGTGTACAGAGGGTTACCTCACCTGTATTGCAGAGCCAGGACAAGTGTCACCAGCCTGTCTTGTTATGGGACAAGGGGACACAttgcattttcattcatttcttgttGCCTCACCTTCAGGGACTTGGAAACACAGAGATTTCCCTGCACCTGATACATATGTGTAAGTAGGTAACTAAAACAGGAAAGTGTATATATTTAATAACTAGGAGATGGAGAGTACATGGCTAAGgaaaatatcatttataaatgGTTTTGGTGTCATTTAAGCCTTTCACAAATACTTGTGACtgagtcttatctttgtgtgtgcaaGGAAAATGGGAAAGTTTGGGATgggagagatgtctcagtcaatgaagggaccagctgagcaagcatgagggcctgagatGGGATTCCCAGCCCTCACATACCAGATGGCACTGGAGAGGGGAGGGTGTCTAGTCTAACTGATGCACTCTGGGTTCAGCGAGACACcctctcaaaaaaataaggtggagaactaGCAACAAAGAACCCAAATGCTGACTGTCCCCCACATGCATCCATGTACCTGCACACATCCACAAAATAgttccataacacacacacacacacacacacacacacacacacacacacacacacacacacacaccccagactgCAGTTGGGAGTTTTTAGGATATAATGACTTCATGCATAGATAACCACGAGGTAGAGGTAGGTAACTTATTATCATTTTGTTCCATTTCTTGTTTTCAATGACAAAACATTTTAACATACTTTCCCTAGTAACCTACCTATAGctttctttgtaaaaataaaaaaagttataCTAAAAAATCAGAATCTGCATAGTGCTCTGTTGTAGCTGACAGTAGAAGTGTTTCATGTAAACCTCCCTGCAGCCAATTAGGGACCCCCCCCATGTTTAGCTAAATTATGGAGTGCACTATTTAAATGAAGCAACATTGTATTTCTTATTGgagaatttaaaatggaaaaggagCTAAATTTCTGACATagttatattttctgtttctaacaATCTATCCATTTAAAATGCATACttggatatttttccttttcttctttttggtacTTGAGATAGGGATGAAGCCAttgcttttttatcattttcaattatttctttttatgtctcCCTGATCTGCCTCGGGTAATATCCTGGCTAGATATGATTGTAGGCTACTTTACAGGCAATTCTGATCTGCTTGTCCATCAACAAAGGAGCATTTTTCTCTCCTCAAATGAGGCACACTCCATTAAGAAAAGTGTGGAATGGAAGCACCCCATGCTACCGAAGCAGGCGGCGAGGTCCCCCACGGGAGGCCCACGCTGGAGTGGGAGCGTGCTAAGAGAGGGCGGAAGTAATGAACAGCTTTGAAAAATGAGGTTATGTAAGTTAGAGCTGCCCAGAGACGCTTTGAAGGTCTATTACACACAGTTCTTGAAAGGGGGCTTACATAAAACTGGAAGGCGGTAATGAAATTCTCCCACTGGAGGAGTTTGAAATGATGCCCTATGAGAAAGAACTTACACCATCAGTTGGCTGGACCTTGACTTCATTCATCTGTAGGGCGTATGTGGTGTTTTGGAAGGACGTTGTCTAGTGAATACAGGAAGTAACTGTGGGAACTCAGTATCTTCTTGCTTTGGGTGTTGCCCAGTGCAGCATCCTGCAAGATGTAGC
Coding sequences within it:
- the LOC100764157 gene encoding ferritin light chain 1 translates to MTSQVRQNYSTQVEAAVNRLVNLHLRASYTYLSLGYYFDRDDVALEGVGHFFRKLAEEKGEGAERLLKFQNDHGGRALFQDVQKPSQDEWGKTQEAMEVALALEKNLNQALLDLHSLASGRADPHLCDFLESHFLDEEVKLIKKMGNHLTDIRRVAGPQPMQTGVPQPSLGEYLFERLTLKHD